Proteins encoded together in one Prochlorococcus marinus str. MIT 9211 window:
- the rpmH gene encoding 50S ribosomal protein L34: MTKRTLGGTSRKRKRVSGFRVRMRTHTGRRVIRARRKKGRSQLAV, from the coding sequence ATGACAAAAAGAACTCTTGGTGGAACAAGTCGAAAGAGGAAACGAGTCTCAGGCTTTCGAGTAAGAATGAGAACACATACAGGCAGGAGAGTTATTAGAGCAAGAAGGAAAAAAGGCAGGTCTCAATTGGCCGTCTAA
- a CDS encoding ribonuclease P protein component produces the protein MVLPKSMRIKGYKSFDYLHKTGLRYNSSSMLLKVAKANSRLIKSKLSDSKFINSTRCAISISNKVSKRAVVRNQLRRMLHDYLKAKLANIPTNQNLWLLFSLRPSSLNKDPKELLKEMDTLISKARIFND, from the coding sequence ATGGTCTTACCAAAATCTATGCGAATAAAGGGTTATAAATCATTTGACTATCTTCACAAAACTGGTCTGAGGTATAACAGTTCATCAATGCTACTTAAGGTAGCGAAAGCTAATTCAAGGCTAATTAAATCCAAATTATCTGATTCGAAATTTATTAATTCAACTAGATGTGCAATTTCAATAAGTAATAAAGTTAGCAAGAGAGCTGTTGTTCGCAATCAATTAAGACGGATGCTGCATGATTACTTGAAGGCTAAGCTTGCAAATATTCCTACCAATCAAAATTTGTGGCTTCTATTTAGCTTAAGGCCTAGCTCCTTGAACAAAGATCCAAAAGAGTTGCTAAAAGAAATGGATACCCTAATTAGCAAAGCCAGAATTTTCAATGATTAA
- a CDS encoding PH domain-containing protein, producing MINSSEKVFFEGPPAKEDLVFNLLAGLTIIGLPFTFGALVRALWLRFKVTNKRISVTGGWFGRDKTQVVYSQISQVRSIPRGLGTYGDMVVVTKDGEKLEMRSIPNFREVSDYIQERIDQTSSKSPSDKIKGF from the coding sequence ATGATTAATTCTTCAGAAAAAGTTTTTTTCGAAGGTCCTCCTGCCAAAGAAGATCTTGTCTTCAATCTGTTAGCAGGCCTTACTATCATTGGTCTCCCTTTCACTTTCGGAGCTTTAGTAAGAGCACTTTGGCTTAGATTCAAAGTAACTAATAAACGTATTTCTGTAACAGGAGGTTGGTTTGGAAGAGACAAAACCCAAGTGGTCTATTCACAAATAAGTCAAGTAAGATCTATTCCTAGGGGACTTGGTACATATGGAGATATGGTTGTGGTAACAAAAGACGGCGAGAAACTAGAAATGAGGTCTATCCCAAACTTCAGAGAAGTGTCAGATTATATTCAAGAGCGAATTGATCAAACCAGTTCAAAATCTCCCTCAGATAAGATAAAAGGGTTTTAA